The following are encoded together in the Hoplias malabaricus isolate fHopMal1 chromosome 3, fHopMal1.hap1, whole genome shotgun sequence genome:
- the vdrb gene encoding vitamin D3 receptor B isoform X1, which translates to MESTVTTSTQVPDEFDRNVPRICGVCGDKATGFHFNAMTCEGCKGFFRRSMKRKASFTCPFNGNCTITKDNRRHCQACRLKRCLDIGMMKEFILTDEEVQRKKDLIQRRKEEEAQKEAQKPRLSEEHRRIIDTLVEAHHKTYDDSYSDFSRFRPPVREGPVTRSASRAASLHSLSDASSDSFSHSPGNIYTNESADSKMNLSNLLMMYQEQGSSSPESPEDNGSRLSMLPHLADLVSYSIQKVIGFAKMIPGFRELTAEDQIALLKSSVIEVIMLRSNQSFSLEDMSWSCGGPEFNYCVSDVTKAGHTLELLEPLVKFQVGLKKLNLHEEEHVLLMAICLLSPDRPGVQDHARVEALQDQLSEILQAYIRVHHTGGHLLYAKMIQKLADLRSLNEEHSKQYRSLSFQPEHSMQLTPLVLEVFGGQVT; encoded by the exons ATGGAGTCCACAGTTACAACGTCCACGCAGGTGCCTGATGAGTTTGACCGGAATGTTCCACGGATCTGTGGCGTATGTGGAGACAAAGCTACTGGCTTCCATTTTAATGCCATGACCTGTGAGGGCTGCAAGGGTTTtttcag ACGGAGCATGAAACGGAAGGCCTCTTTTACATGTCCATTTAATGGAAACTGTACCATCACTAAGGACAACCGTCGCCACTGCCAGGCCTGCAGACTCAAACGCTGCCTGGATATTGGCATGATGAAGGAGT TTATCCTGACTGATGAGGAGGTGCAGAGGAAGAAGGATCTGATCCAGAGAAGGAAGGAGGAGGAAGCACAGAAAGAGGCGCAGAAGCCTCGTCTGTCTGAGGAACATCGAAGGATCATTGACACACTGGTTGAGGCGCATCACAAAACCTATGATGACTCTTACTCTGATTTCTCACGCTTCAGA ccTCCAGTGAGAGAGGGTCCTGTGACACGCAGTGCCAGTCGAGCTGCttctctacactcactgtcagaTGCTTCTTCCGATTCCTTCAGCCACTCTCCTGGTAACATATACACAAATG AGTCTGCTGACAGTAAAATGAATCTGAGTAACCTGTTGATGATGTATCAGGAGCAGGGTTCCAGCAGTCCAGAGTCTCCTGAGGACAACGGCTCTCGTCTGTCAATGCTGCCTCATCTGGCTGATCTGGTCAGCTACAGCATCCAGAAGGTCATTGGCTTTGCCAAGATGATCCCTGGATTTAG GGAGTTAACTGCAGAGGATCAGATAGCTCTGCTGAAGTCCAGTGTGATTGAAGTGATCATGCTGAGGTCCAACCAGTCCTTCAGCCTGGAGGACATGAGCTGGAGCTGTGGAGGCCCTGAGTTTAATTATTGTGTCAGTGACGTCACTAAAG ctggacacaccctggagttgCTGGAGCCTCTGGTGAAGTTTCAGGTTGGCCTAAAAAAGCTGAATCTACATGAAGAAGAGCATGTGTTGCTGATGGCTATCTGCCTGCTCTCTCCCG ATCGTCCTGGTGTGCAGGATCATGCACGTGTCGAGGCCCTTCAGGACCAGCTCTCTGAGATTCTGCAGGCGTACATCCGTGTACACCACACCGGTGGCCACCTGCTCTATGCCAAAATGATCCAGAAACTGGCAGATCTGCGCAGCCTGAATGAGGAGCACTCCAAGCAGtaccgctctctctctttccagcCTGAGCATAGCATGCAACTAACGCCCCTCGTGCTGGAGGTGTTTGGGGGCCAGGTCACCTAG
- the vdrb gene encoding vitamin D3 receptor B isoform X2: MESTVTTSTQVPDEFDRNVPRICGVCGDKATGFHFNAMTCEGCKGFFRRSMKRKASFTCPFNGNCTITKDNRRHCQACRLKRCLDIGMMKEFILTDEEVQRKKDLIQRRKEEEAQKEAQKPRLSEEHRRIIDTLVEAHHKTYDDSYSDFSRFRPPVREGPVTRSASRAASLHSLSDASSDSFSHSPESADSKMNLSNLLMMYQEQGSSSPESPEDNGSRLSMLPHLADLVSYSIQKVIGFAKMIPGFRELTAEDQIALLKSSVIEVIMLRSNQSFSLEDMSWSCGGPEFNYCVSDVTKAGHTLELLEPLVKFQVGLKKLNLHEEEHVLLMAICLLSPDRPGVQDHARVEALQDQLSEILQAYIRVHHTGGHLLYAKMIQKLADLRSLNEEHSKQYRSLSFQPEHSMQLTPLVLEVFGGQVT; this comes from the exons ATGGAGTCCACAGTTACAACGTCCACGCAGGTGCCTGATGAGTTTGACCGGAATGTTCCACGGATCTGTGGCGTATGTGGAGACAAAGCTACTGGCTTCCATTTTAATGCCATGACCTGTGAGGGCTGCAAGGGTTTtttcag ACGGAGCATGAAACGGAAGGCCTCTTTTACATGTCCATTTAATGGAAACTGTACCATCACTAAGGACAACCGTCGCCACTGCCAGGCCTGCAGACTCAAACGCTGCCTGGATATTGGCATGATGAAGGAGT TTATCCTGACTGATGAGGAGGTGCAGAGGAAGAAGGATCTGATCCAGAGAAGGAAGGAGGAGGAAGCACAGAAAGAGGCGCAGAAGCCTCGTCTGTCTGAGGAACATCGAAGGATCATTGACACACTGGTTGAGGCGCATCACAAAACCTATGATGACTCTTACTCTGATTTCTCACGCTTCAGA ccTCCAGTGAGAGAGGGTCCTGTGACACGCAGTGCCAGTCGAGCTGCttctctacactcactgtcagaTGCTTCTTCCGATTCCTTCAGCCACTCTCCTG AGTCTGCTGACAGTAAAATGAATCTGAGTAACCTGTTGATGATGTATCAGGAGCAGGGTTCCAGCAGTCCAGAGTCTCCTGAGGACAACGGCTCTCGTCTGTCAATGCTGCCTCATCTGGCTGATCTGGTCAGCTACAGCATCCAGAAGGTCATTGGCTTTGCCAAGATGATCCCTGGATTTAG GGAGTTAACTGCAGAGGATCAGATAGCTCTGCTGAAGTCCAGTGTGATTGAAGTGATCATGCTGAGGTCCAACCAGTCCTTCAGCCTGGAGGACATGAGCTGGAGCTGTGGAGGCCCTGAGTTTAATTATTGTGTCAGTGACGTCACTAAAG ctggacacaccctggagttgCTGGAGCCTCTGGTGAAGTTTCAGGTTGGCCTAAAAAAGCTGAATCTACATGAAGAAGAGCATGTGTTGCTGATGGCTATCTGCCTGCTCTCTCCCG ATCGTCCTGGTGTGCAGGATCATGCACGTGTCGAGGCCCTTCAGGACCAGCTCTCTGAGATTCTGCAGGCGTACATCCGTGTACACCACACCGGTGGCCACCTGCTCTATGCCAAAATGATCCAGAAACTGGCAGATCTGCGCAGCCTGAATGAGGAGCACTCCAAGCAGtaccgctctctctctttccagcCTGAGCATAGCATGCAACTAACGCCCCTCGTGCTGGAGGTGTTTGGGGGCCAGGTCACCTAG